Part of the Streptococcus marmotae genome is shown below.
AACGAGTATATAAAAAGAAGAATGCTATCAGATGAGGTGGCGGAACGATATCAGATTGATAGCAAGAATAATGCTGATAGAATTGCTTTTTTAGAAAGTGAAAATAAAAAATTATCTGTATGGCTCGAGCGTTCTGCTAAAGATTTAGATATGTTCAGTAGTACAATAAGTGGATTGAATGAAATAATTAATTCATTGGTTAAAGAAAAAGAGTATTTGATTGAAGAGCAAAAAG
Proteins encoded:
- a CDS encoding plasmid mobilization protein, yielding MSKEKQVQIIVRVSESQKRIIVDNAKELDVSINEYIKRRMLSDEVAERYQIDSKNNADRIAFLESENKKLSVWLERSAKDLDMFSSTISGLNEIINSLVKEKEYLIEEQKVLQLELEHERMPFWRRLLGVKKK